CGGTCGTTCCATCACTCTCGCTTCAACTTGCCAATAAAAATGGCGAAAGGAAAAAACAGCGGGATAATCCACGATAAATGGATTCCACGAAAATTCCTTTGACTCGCTTTGGGACATCAATCGTCCAATATGTAGAATATCAAACGCGGAAGAAGCAATCCAGCCATGCGCAAGCACGGTACGACTCTTGCGTTGCGAGTGAACCAAAGCCAGAATAGCCTCAATATCCGCAAAGTGCCATGCAACATGTTCATCTATACCCTCTAATACTAATTTAATGACACGTCGTTGTAAAGCGAATGGTATCCGTTGCAATCCACTAAGAGAAATTGATACGCCTTCCATTTCACGATAAGCGAGAGCTAATGCATGATCCCGTGCGACATTTGTTAGATATTGATCCTCCTCAGCAACAATATTGCCCAACTGCACAAGCGTTCGATCAATCTGCGGATTGAACGATGCACGAAGATAAGGAAGTAATTCTTGCCGAATTCGATTGCGTTTAAAGCGAACATCTCGATTAGTGGAATCTTCGACATACTCAATACGTCTCATATTCGCATAGTTCATTAAGTCGTCCTTATATATTGTAAGCAACGGACGTACTAAGATATGCCTACCTAATTTACGTGTTTCTCGCATACCACGTAGTCCAGAAGGGCCTGTACCACGCAATAACCGATCCAACAGTGTTTCTGCTTGATCATTGGCATGATGTGCAGTGACAATCATGCATCGGCCATATGCATTTGCAACCTGTTGAAATGCATCGTAGCGCAATCGTCGCGCTGCCATTTCAACAGATTCTCCCGCTTGTCTTGACGAAGGTACCTCAACATATTCTATCGTAACCGGAAGGTCTCTTTTTTCTGCAAATTCCTTAACCATCTGTGCATCTCGATCTGCTTCTTCTCCTCGCAACCCATGATGTACATGACAGATAACAAGGGGGAAGGGCTTTGTACTTCGCAAACAATCCAATACATCGCACAGAACCATGGAGTCCACCCCACCACTTATTCCTGCGATCACAGCGTCAAACGGCCCACAAGAACTGTCGAGCAACAACCGTAGTACTTTCCCTACCTGCTCTTCAATGGACATGGTTACGTGGCCTCCAAACAGAGCGAGCAAGCACTCCCACCATGACAAGCCCTGAAGCAAGCGCACCTGCAATAAGTGCGGTCTCCGTTCCCATGGCGATTCCTGAAATATAGTGATGTGTCACAAAGTCCTTCATAGTTTGATAGGCATTCATACCGGGTACTAGCACGATAATCCCTGGGACTGCAAAAATAGTAACAGGCATTCGCAATGTTCGTGCAAACCCCTCACTTAGAAGTGATATCGTCAAACTAGCAGCAAAACTTGCAGCAACTTCTCCGACATGTTCCTTTTGAGCACCTATCATAAATAGTTCTGCAACCATACCTAGTATGCCAACTGGGATGATTGCCTTGCGTGGAATTTGATATAAAATCGAGAATGCTATCGTCGCCACGATACTCAATAATACATCCATTCTACACCGCCCTCCACGTCCATCTTCTTCTCGTCATC
The genomic region above belongs to Sulfoacidibacillus ferrooxidans and contains:
- the tilS gene encoding tRNA lysidine(34) synthetase TilS, whose product is MSIEEQVGKVLRLLLDSSCGPFDAVIAGISGGVDSMVLCDVLDCLRSTKPFPLVICHVHHGLRGEEADRDAQMVKEFAEKRDLPVTIEYVEVPSSRQAGESVEMAARRLRYDAFQQVANAYGRCMIVTAHHANDQAETLLDRLLRGTGPSGLRGMRETRKLGRHILVRPLLTIYKDDLMNYANMRRIEYVEDSTNRDVRFKRNRIRQELLPYLRASFNPQIDRTLVQLGNIVAEEDQYLTNVARDHALALAYREMEGVSISLSGLQRIPFALQRRVIKLVLEGIDEHVAWHFADIEAILALVHSQRKSRTVLAHGWIASSAFDILHIGRLMSQSESKEFSWNPFIVDYPAVFSFRHFYWQVEARVMERPGAFPATHWEAFFAFDEEDRFIFRPFVQGDRIEPLGMKGSKLVSDLFVEGKVMREVRSMYPLLTTAANEVLWVPGLSRSRSLLVNQKSSLVLHVVLSK
- a CDS encoding threonine/serine exporter family protein, which translates into the protein MDVLLSIVATIAFSILYQIPRKAIIPVGILGMVAELFMIGAQKEHVGEVAASFAASLTISLLSEGFARTLRMPVTIFAVPGIIVLVPGMNAYQTMKDFVTHHYISGIAMGTETALIAGALASGLVMVGVLARSVWRPRNHVH